One genomic region from Arthrobacter sp. FB24 encodes:
- a CDS encoding glycoside hydrolase family 65 protein: MALITSDRARFPNDPWQLVETVHLSGNAGTLETLFSLGNGHLGIRGAHWASADADLPGSFINGFHETWDIKHAENAYGFARTGQRILYIPDVNNFTVIIDGETLTLSESTVLDYRRSVDFATGIYECRITWQCRSGATVTTTERRAVGYQTRGALGISLEVAADRDVYADVTSSVINRQDQPVEDHSTHDPRRAGRHAGRVLLPVRLDGGDGSLRLSWEAADSRQRVGLAVDHWTSADVQPFETLVDQDDSSVRYVLAVGADQPFRLEKSASYAVARAFREGAVDGGSPQDPSEAAEGALQPVSAIFAESEAHYRDYWATTDIVVGGQPELQQAIRWNLFQLAQATARADVAGIPAKGVSGSGYEGHYFWDQEVYLLPYLTYTNPDNARQVLEFRHEMLPDAKVRAKELSVDGALFPWRTINGLEASAYYAAGTAQFHIAAAIAFATNRYVWASGDADFKQGMGAELLIETARMWVSLGFFGKDGLFHIHGVTGPDEYTAVVNDNLYTNVMARFNLRTAAALDHPEIDDAERELWEQAAIRMQLPYDEDLEVYSQDNDFMTLEPWDWSTPRSKYPLLLNFHPLVIYRHQVLKQADTVLAMFLQWQDFTAEEKRRAFDFYDPITTGDSTLSACVQGIMAAEVGYGKAALDHFTHALYIDLDDTHGNTIDGVHIASTGGVWSSLVSGFAGLRDQGEVPFFDPRLPSEWEGLTFHLKVRGRLLFVELGQESIGLSIRDGEPLEVDVRGELLTVGNDVTRVPLAPVGAPEPTIFPSGLPTASIPIVRARS, translated from the coding sequence ATGGCACTCATCACCTCTGACCGTGCTCGTTTCCCGAACGACCCCTGGCAGCTCGTGGAGACCGTCCACCTGTCCGGAAACGCCGGAACCCTGGAAACCCTCTTCAGCCTGGGCAACGGCCATCTTGGCATCCGCGGCGCCCACTGGGCCTCCGCCGACGCTGACCTGCCCGGCAGCTTCATCAACGGCTTCCACGAAACCTGGGACATCAAGCACGCAGAGAACGCCTACGGCTTCGCCCGCACGGGCCAGCGGATCCTCTACATCCCGGATGTCAACAACTTCACGGTAATCATCGACGGCGAGACGCTCACCCTCAGCGAATCAACGGTGCTGGACTACCGCCGCTCCGTTGACTTCGCCACCGGCATCTACGAATGCCGGATCACCTGGCAGTGCCGTTCCGGCGCCACCGTCACCACCACCGAGCGACGGGCAGTGGGCTACCAGACCCGCGGCGCCCTGGGCATCAGCCTCGAAGTTGCTGCGGACCGGGACGTCTATGCGGACGTGACATCCTCCGTGATCAACCGCCAGGACCAGCCCGTGGAAGACCACTCCACGCACGATCCGCGCCGCGCCGGACGGCACGCCGGCCGCGTCCTGCTGCCGGTACGGCTCGACGGCGGGGACGGCTCGCTGCGCCTGTCCTGGGAGGCAGCCGACTCCCGGCAGCGTGTCGGCCTGGCCGTGGACCACTGGACGTCGGCCGACGTCCAGCCGTTCGAGACCCTGGTGGACCAGGACGACAGCAGCGTCCGGTACGTCCTCGCCGTGGGTGCGGACCAGCCGTTCCGCCTCGAAAAGAGCGCCAGCTACGCCGTGGCGCGGGCCTTCCGCGAAGGAGCCGTGGACGGCGGTTCCCCGCAGGACCCGTCCGAGGCAGCGGAGGGCGCCCTGCAGCCCGTCAGCGCGATCTTCGCCGAAAGCGAGGCGCACTACCGGGACTACTGGGCCACCACGGACATTGTGGTGGGTGGCCAGCCTGAACTGCAGCAGGCCATCCGCTGGAACCTCTTCCAGCTGGCCCAGGCCACCGCCCGAGCGGACGTTGCCGGGATCCCGGCGAAGGGTGTCAGCGGCTCCGGCTACGAGGGTCACTACTTCTGGGACCAGGAGGTGTACCTGCTGCCGTACCTGACGTACACCAACCCGGACAACGCGCGCCAGGTCCTGGAGTTCCGGCACGAGATGCTGCCGGACGCGAAGGTCCGCGCCAAGGAACTGAGCGTGGACGGCGCACTCTTCCCGTGGCGCACCATCAACGGGCTCGAAGCCAGCGCGTACTACGCCGCCGGAACGGCCCAGTTCCATATTGCCGCCGCCATCGCGTTCGCCACCAACAGGTACGTGTGGGCCAGCGGCGATGCGGACTTCAAGCAGGGGATGGGCGCTGAGCTGCTGATCGAAACCGCCCGGATGTGGGTGTCCCTCGGCTTCTTCGGCAAGGACGGACTGTTCCACATCCACGGCGTTACGGGCCCGGACGAGTACACGGCAGTGGTGAACGACAACCTCTACACAAACGTCATGGCGCGGTTCAACCTGCGCACCGCGGCGGCCCTGGACCACCCGGAAATCGACGACGCCGAACGCGAACTCTGGGAGCAGGCCGCCATTCGGATGCAGCTGCCCTACGACGAAGACCTCGAGGTGTATTCGCAGGACAACGACTTCATGACCCTGGAGCCGTGGGACTGGAGCACGCCCCGGTCCAAGTACCCGCTGCTGCTGAACTTCCACCCCCTGGTGATCTACCGCCACCAGGTCCTCAAGCAGGCGGACACCGTGCTGGCGATGTTCCTGCAATGGCAGGACTTCACGGCCGAGGAAAAGCGCCGGGCGTTCGACTTCTACGATCCAATCACCACCGGCGACTCCACCCTGTCCGCCTGCGTCCAGGGGATCATGGCCGCCGAGGTGGGCTACGGGAAAGCCGCGCTGGACCACTTCACCCACGCGCTGTACATCGACCTTGACGACACCCACGGCAACACGATCGACGGCGTGCACATCGCCTCCACCGGCGGTGTCTGGAGCTCGCTGGTCAGCGGCTTCGCCGGCCTGCGCGACCAGGGGGAGGTTCCGTTCTTCGACCCGCGGCTGCCGTCCGAATGGGAGGGCCTCACCTTCCACCTCAAGGTGCGGGGCCGCCTGCTCTTCGTGGAGCTTGGCCAGGAATCCATCGGCCTCAGCATCCGGGACGGCGAGCCGCTGGAGGTTGACGTCCGCGGCGAGCTGCTCACCGTGGGCAACGACGTTACCCGGGTGCCGCTGGCCCCTGTCGGCGCGCCGGAGCCCACTATCTTCCCGAGCGGACTTCCGACGGCGTCCATCCCGATAGTGCGCGCACGCAGCTAG
- a CDS encoding DUF2871 domain-containing protein, whose product MKKLFHASFAYAIAGVLSGLYYREFTKAYGFTGESQLGLVHTHWLVLGFVVLLMVLMLEKIFGLSAAAPKLSAWFFRTWNAGVVVTGGMMLVKGSLVAAGADAGSKALAGIAGTGHILLSAGLVLLFLALRKALTAAPRTAPRSGLGTRGAGNVA is encoded by the coding sequence GTGAAAAAACTCTTCCATGCCTCTTTTGCCTATGCCATCGCCGGTGTCCTCTCCGGCCTCTACTACCGTGAGTTCACCAAGGCCTACGGCTTTACCGGGGAGTCCCAGCTGGGCCTGGTGCACACGCACTGGCTGGTGCTGGGCTTCGTCGTTTTGCTGATGGTGCTGATGCTGGAGAAGATCTTCGGCCTCTCCGCTGCCGCGCCGAAGCTGTCGGCCTGGTTCTTCCGGACCTGGAACGCCGGCGTGGTGGTGACCGGCGGAATGATGCTGGTCAAGGGGTCGCTCGTTGCCGCCGGCGCGGACGCCGGTTCCAAAGCCCTCGCCGGGATTGCCGGAACCGGACACATCCTGCTGTCCGCCGGCCTGGTGCTGCTTTTCCTGGCCCTCCGGAAGGCGCTGACGGCGGCTCCCCGGACGGCGCCCCGCAGCGGACTGGGAACGCGCGGCGCGGGGAACGTGGCCTAG